Within Raineyella sp. W15-4, the genomic segment TCCATGCTAGTGAGTGCCGTGAGGCCCGGCCGCGGGTGACCGGCCCGCGCCTAGAGTGGGGACATGCTCTGGGCCGAGAACCTCCTCCTGCTGCTGACGGACCAGCGCACCGGCCGCCTCGTCGTCCCGTGGAACATGGCGGACCTGGCGCTGGCCGGGTCCGTGCTCGGCCAGCTCTGGCGGACCGGGCGGATCGACGTGGACGACCCCGACCGGCCCCGGCACCCCGGTCGGATCCGGGTGGTCGACGCCGCGCCGACCGGTGACGACGTCCTCGACCGGGTGCTGGTCGCGCTGGCCGGCACCGACCGTCGGCCGGTGGCGGCGCTGCACCGGATCAAGGCGGGGATCCGTCGCGCCCTCTACGAGCGGCTCGAGCAGCGCGGCGTCGTGTCGCACCGGGTGGGCCGGGTGCTGATCGTGCTCCCGATCGACGAGTGGCCGTCGCGGACCCCCGACACCCGCGAGCCGTTCGAGGAGCGGCTGGGGCACTGGTGGACCTCCCCCACCTATCGGGAGGCGACCG encodes:
- a CDS encoding GOLPH3/VPS74 family protein, with translation MLWAENLLLLLTDQRTGRLVVPWNMADLALAGSVLGQLWRTGRIDVDDPDRPRHPGRIRVVDAAPTGDDVLDRVLVALAGTDRRPVAALHRIKAGIRRALYERLEQRGVVSHRVGRVLIVLPIDEWPSRTPDTREPFEERLGHWWTSPTYREATGDVECASTTALLSAIGAITPVARRMGLGPRIRSIQRLAAQVREASWVATAVNQIRTAQQAAATA